One Sphingobacteriales bacterium DNA segment encodes these proteins:
- a CDS encoding CHAT domain-containing protein: protein MFCDLAPVYHFTNQYNKIEALYNEVKNLPDLSATQQAIIINNVLLFIYDQSQQYQKGKTAAQKAIQLLKKTQNDRTNYLLSRVYSSLASFEDKLGQLDAAISSIQTAIQYAKNTHNAQGRDLAMLYVDLGNFQLQIQNKKEALKNYHYALMAVVPTLTDSSWQAMPLAQNLPVDSWVMTALHLKGRAIASILPNDTAAQIQALTYYILSLKCAQALKTFGSEDDKITVSEHVYHVYEQAISTCLALFNETKQIKWQQQAFNLMEESRAFILRLALNDLQGKAFSQIPDELMQTEQNLRNLVAEAQQNIIEYPDSIALQDSLLRHQKQYEQMIAALESEYPAYYQIKHNTKTLSIADIQKSLVPKTAYLSYFLGDSALFIFALNKDTVIISQFFYPDNLNETILKFNAHFTNYAQHKTSKKAYQQLAYTLSKWLLQPVVPAIQGANFIIIAPDGVLGLLPFDVLPIIDPQQSTSTQNPEKNTQNNILLGQHAAISYAFSATVQFAQPPSHNTNLLTYGGYAPLYNSALLAADSLTKNLTDLPEARQTVANIAHRWKGDAFVAEQATKDQFLTTVANYRVVQVAGHSIINDSIANNSKLVFTQTQVNANNHFLDLSDMYALHLNADLVILSACNTGLGRVARGEGIMSLARAFSYAGSSSVAMSLWSVPSQATAIIMETFTKLLQDGMPKHLALQKAKQAYLQVAPPEHTHPYYWAGFIVIGNTDPLTVNAGWGNFKWWWVIIGSLLLGFGLVYMAARHKNKSGSSRLT, encoded by the coding sequence ATTACCTGTTAAGCCGTGTTTATAGCTCGTTAGCCTCTTTCGAAGATAAATTAGGGCAGTTAGATGCCGCTATATCAAGCATACAAACGGCCATACAGTACGCCAAAAATACGCACAACGCACAAGGCCGCGATTTAGCCATGTTATACGTTGATTTAGGCAATTTTCAACTGCAAATACAGAACAAAAAAGAGGCGCTAAAAAATTATCACTACGCTTTAATGGCCGTTGTGCCCACCCTTACCGACTCGAGTTGGCAAGCCATGCCCTTAGCTCAAAACTTACCTGTCGACTCGTGGGTAATGACAGCTTTACACCTTAAAGGCCGTGCGATTGCAAGTATATTACCCAACGATACTGCCGCACAAATTCAGGCCTTAACTTATTATATCCTTAGCTTAAAATGTGCCCAAGCCTTAAAAACCTTTGGCAGCGAAGACGATAAAATAACTGTTTCAGAGCATGTTTACCACGTTTACGAACAGGCAATTAGCACATGTCTTGCCCTTTTCAATGAAACAAAACAAATTAAATGGCAGCAACAGGCTTTTAATTTGATGGAGGAAAGTCGTGCTTTTATTTTGCGGTTAGCACTTAACGATTTACAAGGCAAAGCATTCTCACAAATTCCGGATGAATTAATGCAAACCGAACAAAACTTGCGCAATTTGGTTGCAGAAGCACAACAAAATATCATCGAATATCCGGATAGTATAGCCCTGCAAGATAGTTTACTACGGCATCAAAAGCAATACGAGCAAATGATTGCTGCCTTAGAATCTGAGTATCCAGCCTATTACCAGATTAAACATAATACAAAAACCTTAAGCATTGCCGATATTCAAAAGAGTTTAGTTCCAAAAACAGCTTATCTTTCGTATTTTTTAGGAGACAGCGCGTTGTTTATATTTGCCCTCAATAAAGATACAGTTATTATAAGTCAATTTTTTTATCCGGATAATTTGAACGAAACCATTTTAAAGTTCAATGCGCATTTTACCAATTATGCACAGCATAAAACGTCCAAAAAAGCCTATCAGCAATTAGCATACACCCTTTCAAAGTGGTTATTACAACCAGTTGTGCCCGCAATACAAGGCGCTAATTTCATAATAATAGCCCCCGACGGAGTTTTGGGCTTACTGCCTTTTGATGTTTTGCCTATTATTGACCCACAACAAAGCACATCAACACAAAACCCCGAAAAAAACACGCAAAATAATATCCTTTTAGGCCAACATGCTGCCATTAGCTATGCGTTTTCAGCTACGGTTCAGTTTGCACAGCCACCAAGCCACAATACCAATTTATTGACTTATGGAGGCTACGCACCCTTGTATAATTCTGCCCTTTTAGCCGCCGACTCGCTAACCAAAAACCTAACCGACCTGCCCGAAGCCCGCCAAACTGTTGCCAATATTGCGCACAGGTGGAAAGGCGATGCCTTTGTTGCCGAACAAGCCACAAAAGACCAATTTTTAACTACTGTTGCTAATTACAGGGTTGTGCAAGTAGCCGGACACAGCATTATAAACGACAGCATTGCCAACAACTCAAAATTAGTATTCACCCAAACACAAGTAAACGCCAATAATCACTTTCTCGACTTATCGGACATGTATGCCCTGCACCTTAATGCCGATTTAGTTATACTTAGTGCCTGCAATACCGGCTTGGGGCGTGTTGCCCGGGGCGAGGGAATAATGAGCCTTGCTCGGGCTTTTAGTTATGCGGGTAGTAGTTCGGTAGCCATGAGTTTGTGGAGCGTACCCAGCCAAGCTACCGCCATAATTATGGAAACATTTACCAAATTATTACAGGATGGAATGCCCAAACACCTTGCCTTACAAAAGGCAAAACAAGCCTATTTACAGGTAGCCCCGCCCGAACATACACACCCCTACTACTGGGCTGGCTTTATTGTAATAGGCAATACCGACCCTTTAACCGTTAATGCCGGATGGGGTAATTTTAAATGGTGGTGGGTTATAATTGGCAGTTTATTATTAGGATTTGGCTTAGTCTATATGGCTGCGAGGCATAAAAATAAATCCGGAAGCAGCCGGCTTACTTAG